In a single window of the Tistrella mobilis genome:
- a CDS encoding YqaE/Pmp3 family membrane protein, protein MEGRNDSFLGDLFRIIVAVILPPLGVLLEVGLTKHFWINILLTLLGWLPGIIHAVWVISRR, encoded by the coding sequence ATGGAGGGACGCAACGACAGCTTTCTGGGCGACCTGTTCCGCATCATCGTCGCGGTGATCCTGCCGCCGCTGGGCGTGTTGCTGGAGGTCGGCCTGACCAAGCACTTCTGGATCAACATCCTGCTGACGCTGCTTGGCTGGCTGCCCGGCATCATCCATGCGGTGTGGGTCATCAGCCGTCGCTGA
- a CDS encoding peptidase, whose translation MTYCVGLKMRAGLVMLSDTRTNAGVDNISTYRKTTLWGRPGKSVLCLTAAGNLAITQAVVNRLRRGLEDGRHLDDAPDMVSAAEIVGESIRAVHRADGPALEAHDTAFNVTFLLGGQIRGGEIRLFQIYSAGNFIEAMSDTHYLQIGEHKYGKPILDRVMGPETRIHDAIKLAMISMDSTLRSNLSVGMPIDLTVIRTDTFEYDLERRIDETDPYFLSIRQRWSEALRAAYLDLPDPEW comes from the coding sequence ATGACATACTGCGTCGGATTGAAGATGCGCGCCGGACTGGTGATGCTCTCCGACACCCGGACCAATGCCGGCGTCGACAACATCTCGACCTATCGCAAGACCACGCTCTGGGGACGCCCCGGCAAGTCGGTGCTCTGCCTGACCGCTGCCGGCAACCTCGCCATCACCCAGGCGGTGGTCAATCGCCTGCGGCGCGGGCTGGAAGACGGCCGCCACCTGGACGATGCCCCGGACATGGTTTCGGCAGCCGAAATCGTCGGCGAGTCGATCCGGGCCGTCCACCGTGCCGACGGCCCGGCGCTGGAAGCCCATGATACCGCCTTCAACGTCACCTTCCTGCTCGGCGGCCAGATCCGCGGCGGCGAGATCCGTCTGTTCCAGATCTATTCGGCCGGCAATTTCATCGAAGCGATGAGCGATACCCACTACCTCCAGATCGGCGAACACAAATACGGCAAGCCGATCCTCGACCGGGTGATGGGGCCGGAGACCCGCATTCACGACGCGATCAAGCTGGCCATGATCTCGATGGACAGCACCTTGCGCAGCAATCTGTCGGTGGGCATGCCGATCGATCTGACCGTGATCCGCACCGACACCTTCGAATACGACCTCGAGCGGCGGATCGACGAGACCGATCCCTATTTCCTTTCCATCCGCCAGCGCTGGTCCGAGGCCTTGCGTGCGGCCTATCTGGATCTTCCCGATCCGGAGTGGTGA
- a CDS encoding transglutaminase family protein, with protein MRLTVEHQTIYTYGRPARYAIQALRLTPPDLAAQRVISWRIEVEPTAHLVPLTDGFGNRVHQLTLDRDHDRLAVTVRGIVETTDTAGVVGGDLPDTLSPEVFLRETPLTTADDALKAIADQVRPVLEAEGAVAAMHAVLRLTAGRVAYVKGATDARTTAAEALAHGRGVCQDHAHVFITLVRELGIPARYVSGYLSPNDDDHAENPGSEASHAWAEAWLDGLGWVGFDPSNGISPTGSYIRLAHGLDYLDAAPVRGIRIAGDEEHLAVRVHVTEQAQQ; from the coding sequence ATGCGCCTGACCGTCGAGCACCAGACCATATACACCTATGGGCGGCCCGCCCGGTATGCGATCCAGGCGCTGCGCCTTACCCCGCCCGACCTGGCGGCCCAGCGTGTGATCTCGTGGCGGATCGAGGTCGAGCCCACTGCCCATCTGGTGCCGCTCACCGACGGTTTCGGCAACCGCGTCCATCAATTGACCCTCGATCGCGACCACGACCGGCTGGCGGTGACGGTACGCGGGATCGTCGAGACGACCGACACCGCCGGGGTCGTCGGCGGTGACCTGCCCGACACGCTGTCGCCCGAGGTGTTCCTGCGCGAAACCCCGCTGACCACGGCCGATGACGCGCTGAAGGCGATCGCCGACCAGGTCCGCCCGGTGCTGGAGGCCGAAGGGGCGGTGGCGGCCATGCATGCCGTCCTGCGCCTGACCGCGGGGCGCGTGGCCTATGTCAAGGGTGCCACCGATGCCCGCACCACCGCCGCCGAGGCGCTGGCCCACGGACGCGGCGTGTGCCAGGACCATGCGCACGTCTTCATCACTCTGGTGCGGGAGCTGGGCATTCCCGCCCGCTATGTCAGCGGCTATCTCTCGCCCAATGACGACGACCATGCCGAAAACCCGGGCAGCGAAGCCAGCCATGCCTGGGCGGAAGCCTGGCTGGACGGGCTGGGCTGGGTCGGCTTCGATCCGTCCAACGGCATCAGCCCGACCGGATCCTATATCCGCCTCGCCCACGGTCTCGACTATCTGGATGCAGCGCCCGTGCGCGGCATCCGTATCGCCGGCGACGAGGAACACCTCGCCGTCCGCGTCCACGTTACGGAACAGGCCCAACAATGA